CTTTTGAGGGTTTCCCTCATTGGATCAAGAGGAGAGAACTTTGCAGCATGCTCTTTCCACTGATCAGAAAGCTTTTTAAGTACAGCGACACTTGCTCTTAGGTTTCCTTCATATACCTTGTCCTGGTAACATTTCACGGACAGCAAAGCAAGAAGATTATTAACTATACATATATTAACCTTttaactcaaattcaataaaaagaaTGGAAAAGTATTGGATGAATGCAATATGAGAAGTAGATAGCTCACCCACTGCCTGAAACATTCAGCATTTTGGGTCAAACACCATATGAAAATTCCAGCTGCTTCATTGGATAGCTCAGGTGTACCTGTGGAGGCAAGCAGTATATTAGACCCCATAAAGACCATCACACTAATTCTTAGAGAGAGACTACAATGCAAAAAAAAGTTGGATCTCGTCTGCATACTTGCTTCTCCGGCAGTTTTAACAGCAAAATTCAATATTTGCAGTGAAACTTGTTTCATCGCTTTGCTTCCTTGTGACCCGGCAAGAGCCACTTCCTTTAGAGTAGGATATACAGCCTCAAACCTTTCAGTAGCCTGTCCAGAACATCATACTGAAGTTAAATAAGAGGTAAATAAATCTCTCCTTATAAATAATTCCTACAAAGTGAGTTCCTCTCTTCAGTGTTACCTTCACTCTAGCTGAAGGTGCAGGAAAGGTGACTCCCATAAGTATCTCCAAGGCAGAAGGTGGCACCAAACGCTCCCCCTTCCTCACAGCACCATTTACTAAAATGGTACGAGCCTTTGGCATAGACAGAAGTCTGCAATCAAATAAACaactttagagtttaggaAATGCAAGatttacaaaataatattgaGAATGAGAATTTGAGATTAGTTTGGTACCTCTCAACCAGCTGCAGGACAAGATCACGGGACTGTGGATTACTACCTTTGCCACAAACAAGAGGCAATACATTGCGTGCCCACGCATACAACCCCACAGCCAGGTCTCCTTGACTAGCCTATTCATGATATTTTGAGATGTAGCGTGAGATGTATGGTAACAGGAGCAGGCTtatgaaaatattttaaacatGAACAAAGATCTATTAAACTTGTGAAGTTGTTTAATCACACCTACCTGAGCTATCATCCATACAATTACTGGAAGATTATCATGTCCTTGATACTTTGAATTTTCCCTCAATGTCGGCAATATACTGATCAAAACATCAGGTTTTCTTCGCAATACCATGGCTACAACAGTAAATACTGCAACCTGGTTTTTCACAACACATCATTTAGCATCAGAGTTGACTGGGCACtcaaaatgataaaattatTAAACATTTAGCATAAAGGTGAGACCATGACATCACTGACATGTTCACCAGAACATTTATAAAATTTACAGATGTTGAACTGAAGATTAGTTCGCAAAAGAAAATGCATCAATGGAGCTGAAATGGGGAATTAAACAGTTGACCAACAACTGAGTACCAAAGAACACCAGCATCAATCTTGACATAGAAAGCATGAAGCCAATCATTGGATCTCCACATACCAATTGGACAAGGGATGGCATGCGAAGGAGTATTTTAAATAAAGGAGATAAGTTTATAGATTCTTGTCCAACCAGATTATGTAACAGCATAATTGAAGCAAAAAGACACATGCAGAATCTTGATGTAAAACAGATTGTGAAACTTAAAATAGTTTATGTTTGTACAGCTGTGTGTAATCTTTatcatattattattttagaagCTTAAAGACAAAGAAAATAGGATATAATAGTTACCTGAGATTTGGATGATGCTTGCTGCACACCCTTCTTGGCACCCTTTCCACCGACTCTCTGGCTTGCTAGGTCTGCAAGAATGCTGTCTAGAGATGTTAAAATAAGGGTTTCAAGGGACTGAATGGAACGCTGGCTGATCCAGTCAATTGATGTCTTGTAAACATCCTCAGATATGTGGGAAATGGGTATCTGTCAGAAGAAAATACAAAGGGATTAGGATACAAGGTGCTTGCATACCAacatataaaacaaaaaagttaTCAAGCTCCTGACACATACACATTCTAAAAGGAGATACTCAAGCAAATGTTAAATAAGCACTATAACATGACAAGACAGTGAACTCTAGTGACAACTGGTGGAATTAATGAACTCAAGTTACTTTGTGGACACAAAGGTCCCAAAGATCAGGTCTACCTAAACCAGATAATGCATAAGTCA
This is a stretch of genomic DNA from Argentina anserina chromosome 4, drPotAnse1.1, whole genome shotgun sequence. It encodes these proteins:
- the LOC126790115 gene encoding uncharacterized protein LOC126790115, whose amino-acid sequence is MEENHASALESVANGDHHDFGAEYNSHSNNNNDHGWQKVTYQKRQRKNKAADSVNNHNRLIPGAAISGGESVFRGVEKDAEERVRRRQEALKAAAAANAGAIGVVPARSKHRSDDEYGDDSDDEAAAPQEAKAEEEKKSKPKKPKKPKVTVAEAAAKIDANDLAAEMVEFPQFEEGVQVFKFADFFARAFSAVTSSQFPWIKMFKESTVAKIADIPISHISEDVYKTSIDWISQRSIQSLETLILTSLDSILADLASQRVGGKGAKKGVQQASSKSQVAVFTVVAMVLRRKPDVLISILPTLRENSKYQGHDNLPVIVWMIAQASQGDLAVGLYAWARNVLPLVCGKGSNPQSRDLVLQLVERLLSMPKARTILVNGAVRKGERLVPPSALEILMGVTFPAPSARVKATERFEAVYPTLKEVALAGSQGSKAMKQVSLQILNFAVKTAGEASTPELSNEAAGIFIWCLTQNAECFRQWDKVYEGNLRASVAVLKKLSDQWKEHAAKFSPLDPMRETLKSFRHKNEKALEGEAESAEQEQLVKDSDKYCKTLLGKLSRGSGCKKSVVFIVLALAVGTAVVSPNMESLDWNKLTVFFSSENPFLLAK